From Passer domesticus isolate bPasDom1 chromosome 5, bPasDom1.hap1, whole genome shotgun sequence, the proteins below share one genomic window:
- the USP44 gene encoding ubiquitin carboxyl-terminal hydrolase 44, translating into MDKCKHVGRLRLAQDHSILNPQKWHCMDCNTTESVWACLSCSHVACGRYIEEHALKHFQESSHPLALEVNELYVFCYLCDDYVLNDNATGDLKLLRSTLSAIKSQNYECTTRSGRTLRSMGTSDDSYLAHGGAQATLRNEDRMFTALWHRRRAVLGKVFRSWLELTPTGKRILEEERRQEEEELKKDEARKRRQERKRELKAEMEKMPPRKSSRLQNQIRTSSKPEPCPQKTSQNMEFLAELKETYTSEELRLKKISDSPIKRRPTVTPGVTGLRNLGNTCYMNSVLQVLSHLLIFRECFLKLDLNQTQELLATATNGKTRSSSKHLSIAASTLHVNENQDKVKGSYSVRRPSLSSGLSGGASKSMELIQPREPSSKHISLCHELHTLFQVMWSGKWALVSPFAMLHSVWRLIPAFRGYAQQDAQEFLCELLDKVQQELETTGTRYPALIPASQRKLIKQVLNVVNNIFHGQLLSQVTCLACDNKSNTIEPFWDLSLEFPERYHCNGKEMSSQYPCLLTEMLAKFTETEALEGKIYACDQCNTKRRKFSSKPVILTEAQKQLMVCRLPQVLRLHLKRFRWSGRNHREKIGVHVSFDQMLNMEPYCCRESLKSLLPDCFIYDLSAVVMHHGKGFGSGHYTAYCYNSEGGFWVHCNDSKLNMCTMEEVCKAQAYILFYSQRLTQANGHGRVPCPSTAESQQHTELAGCSMDNSSS; encoded by the exons ATGGATAAATGTAAGCACGTAGGACGTCTGCGACTGGCCCAAGATCACTCCATTCTCAACCCTCAGAAATGGCATTGCATGGACTGCAATACCACGGAATCCGTGTGGGCGTGCCTCAGCTGCTCGCACGTGGCGTGTGGGAGGTACATCGAAGAGCATGCACTAAAGCACTTTCAGGAGAGCAGCCACCCCCTGGCGTTGGAAGTCAACGAGCTCTATGTTTTCTGCTATCTCTGCGACGATTACGTTCTCAACGACAACGCGACCGGCGACTTAAAGCTCTTGCGGAGTACGTTAAGTGCAATCAAGAGTCAGAACTATGAGTGCACTACTCGAAGTGGGAGGACCTTGCGTTCGATGGGTACCAGTGATGATTCCTACCTTGCGCACGGGGGTGCCCAAGCCACGCTTCGGAATGAAGACAGGATGTTCACGGCTCTCTGGCACCGACGGCGTGCAGTCCTTGGCAAAGTATTCAGATCGTGGCTTGAGTTGACACCTACTGGAAAAAGGATTTTGGAAGAAGAAAGACGTCAAGAAGAAGAAGAGCTAAAAAAGGACGAAGCTAGGAAGAGAAGACAAGAACGAAAGCGTGAGTTGAAAGCAGAGATGGAAAAGATGCCTCCAAGAAAGAGCAGTCGTTTACAAAATCAGATTAGAACGTCCTCAAAACCAGAGCCCTGCCCTCAAAAAACATCACAAAACATGGAATTTTTGGCAGAGTTGAAAGAAACATATACCTCAGAAGAACTGAGattgaaaaaaataagtgaCTCTCCAATTAAACGAAGGCCTACAGTGACTCCTGGAGTAACAGGACTGAGAAACCTGGGAAACACATGCTATATGAATTCTGTCCTGCAGGTATTAAGTCACTTACTTATTTTTCGAGAATGCTTTTTAAAGCTTGATCTCAACCAAACTCAGGAACTGCTGGCAACAGCAACCAATGGTAAAACAAGATCTTCATCTAAACACCTGTCAATAGCTGCCTCAACATTACACGTGAATGAGAACCAAGACAAAGTAAAGGGATCATATTCTGTGAGGCGCCCTAGCTTATCCTCTGGATTAAGTGGAGGAGCATCAAAAAGTATGGAACTTATTCAGCCCAGGGAGCCCAGCTCAAAGCATATTTCTCTCTGTCATGAGTTGCATACTCTGTTCCAGGTTATGTGGTCTGGCAAATGGGCACTGGTGTCTCCTTTTGCCATGCTTCATTCTGTGTGGAGACTAATTCCAGCCTTCAGAGGGTATGCCCAACAAGATGCTCAGGAATTTCTCTGTGAACTTTTGGATAAAGTACAGCAGGAACTGGAGACTACAGGGACCAGATATCCAGCTCTCATCCCTGCTTCTCAAAGAAAACTTATAAAGCAGGTTTTGAATGTGGTTAACAACATTTTTCATGGACAGTTATTGAGTCAG GTTACATGTCTTGCCTGTGACAATAAATCAAATACCATAGAACCTTTCTGGGACCTGTCCCTGGAGTTTCCCGAGAGGTATCACTGCAATGGCAAGGAGATGTCATCCCAGTATCCGTGTCTGCTGACAGAAATGCTGGCCAAGTTCACAGAAACGGAAGCTTTGGAAGGAAAGATATATGCATGTGATCAGTGCAACA CAAAACGAAGGAAGTTTTCTTCTAAACCAGTTATACTCACAGAAGCTCAGAAGCAGCTTATGGTGTGTCGACTACCTCAGGTTCTCAGATTACACCTTAAACGGTTTAG GTGGTCAGGACGCAATCACCGCGAGAAGATTGGTGTACATGTTAGTTTTGATCAAATGCTAAACATGGAGCCTTATTGCTGCAGGGAATCCCTCAAGTCTCTCCTGCCTGACTGCTTCATCTACGACTTGTCTGCTGTGGTCATGCATCACGGGAAAGGTTTTGGCTCAGGGCACTACACTGCCTACTGCTACAATTCTGAAGGAG GATTTTGGGTACACTGCAATGATTCAAAACTCAACATGTGCACTATGGAAGAAGTATGCAAGGCTCAAGCCTACATTTTGTTTTACAGCCAACGACTTACTCAGGCAAATGGACATGGTAGAGTCCCTTGTCCTAGCACAGCTGAAAGTCAGCAGCACACAGAATTAGCTGGCTGTTCCATGGACAACAGTAGCAGCTAA